The proteins below come from a single Chitinophaga pinensis DSM 2588 genomic window:
- a CDS encoding tetratricopeptide repeat protein — MRLILMILTGMFFTHTMQAQDEYTKAIPLLLQQLKKVKADTGRVSLLLKTAHFYIFKPGEQAADLDSAVLLAHQAETLSQSLKYSRGAGLSYLVISQAWREKGDTVQGRPYADQAIAQLSRYGTKMEQGNAWKERSMYPGNIKVDERSQKIYYQERAVQLYKESGDSLTYAKELLFLSEITDSGEDLDMALEALRIFKNIGYKDLQGVYYLIGSQYSVRNNPIEAIRYCEMAVAVAEERDSSMQLCTVYNRMGLAYYEINEREKAKEFFLKALAVAERYRDMDAIWTLVPNVTAGSMIKMNGYSI, encoded by the coding sequence ATGCGATTAATACTGATGATTTTAACAGGCATGTTCTTTACCCATACAATGCAGGCCCAGGATGAATATACAAAGGCTATACCGCTACTTTTACAGCAACTGAAAAAAGTGAAGGCTGATACGGGCAGGGTAAGTCTGCTATTGAAAACAGCGCACTTTTATATATTTAAACCTGGTGAACAGGCGGCAGATCTCGACTCTGCCGTATTATTGGCCCATCAGGCTGAAACCTTAAGTCAAAGCCTGAAATATTCCAGGGGAGCAGGGTTGAGTTATCTGGTCATTTCACAGGCATGGCGGGAAAAAGGGGATACGGTACAGGGAAGACCTTATGCTGATCAGGCTATTGCGCAGCTGAGCCGATATGGTACAAAAATGGAACAGGGGAATGCCTGGAAGGAACGTTCGATGTATCCGGGAAATATAAAGGTGGATGAACGTAGTCAGAAGATCTATTACCAGGAGAGGGCGGTGCAGCTGTATAAAGAATCCGGCGATAGTCTGACCTATGCCAAAGAGCTGCTATTCCTGTCAGAGATTACGGATAGTGGGGAAGACCTGGACATGGCGCTGGAAGCGCTGCGGATCTTCAAAAACATAGGCTATAAAGACCTACAGGGTGTTTACTATCTGATAGGGAGCCAGTATTCTGTGCGGAATAACCCGATCGAGGCGATCCGGTACTGTGAGATGGCGGTGGCGGTGGCGGAAGAAAGAGATAGCTCTATGCAGTTATGTACAGTGTACAACAGAATGGGGCTTGCCTATTATGAGATAAATGAGCGGGAGAAAGCAAAGGAGTTTTTTCTCAAAGCATTAGCGGTGGCAGAGCGATATCGGGATATGGATGCAATCTGGACATTGGTGCCGAATGTTACTGCGGGATCAATGATAAAAATGAACGGATACAGTATCTGA
- a CDS encoding DUF885 family protein has protein sequence MTVAGATATKEIERYMANPGQALSYRAGSITIQKMRDKYSRQQGNNFGLRKFHEALLREGDMPLSVLEKYMDEWAATIQ, from the coding sequence CTGACAGTAGCTGGCGCTACTGCTACGAAGGAAATTGAGCGTTATATGGCCAATCCCGGGCAGGCGCTTTCCTATAGGGCGGGTAGCATTACAATACAAAAGATGAGAGATAAATACAGCAGACAACAGGGCAATAACTTTGGTCTGCGGAAATTCCATGAAGCGCTCTTACGCGAAGGCGATATGCCCTTATCCGTGCTGGAAAAGTACATGGATGAATGGGCCGCCACTATACAATAG
- a CDS encoding ferritin-like domain-containing protein — protein MQIASNTFTNSKLEQFFVTMLQEMYWSEQHLVNVLSTMTGAATNDELIQAFDQHKQQTEEHVKIVERAFEILGLPAEAEPSMGLQGLFDEGWQVIDETDEGSAQRDVALIIAAQKVEHYEIACYGSLVTLAATLGETDVADLLRTVLAEEKETDATLTIIAESKINAQASEETM, from the coding sequence ATGCAGATAGCATCTAACACTTTTACCAACTCTAAACTGGAGCAATTCTTTGTTACTATGCTCCAGGAAATGTACTGGTCGGAGCAGCATCTTGTCAATGTACTTTCCACCATGACAGGCGCAGCCACCAATGATGAACTGATTCAGGCATTTGACCAGCACAAACAACAAACCGAGGAACACGTAAAGATTGTCGAAAGGGCATTTGAAATACTGGGATTACCTGCAGAAGCAGAACCAAGTATGGGATTACAGGGACTCTTTGATGAAGGATGGCAGGTGATAGACGAAACCGACGAAGGATCTGCACAGCGGGATGTGGCCCTGATCATTGCCGCACAGAAAGTAGAACACTACGAGATTGCCTGCTATGGCAGTCTGGTAACCCTAGCGGCGACACTCGGAGAAACTGATGTAGCAGACCTGCTGAGAACTGTACTGGCGGAAGAAAAAGAAACTGATGCGACATTGACGATTATTGCAGAAAGTAAGATCAATGCGCAGGCAAGTGAGGAAACGATGTAA
- a CDS encoding YbhB/YbcL family Raf kinase inhibitor-like protein, whose amino-acid sequence MKISSSAFDHEGVIPSKYTCEGEEVNPPLQIDQIPPETQTLAIVMEDPDAPKGTFDHWLVWNIPPATNIIGGDSVPGICGKNGGGQTGYYGPCPPSGVHRYYFYVYALDTTLDLDGGADKAALKAAIEGHVIAEGVLMGRYEKKGL is encoded by the coding sequence TTGAAGATCTCAAGCAGTGCTTTCGATCATGAAGGTGTGATCCCTTCAAAGTATACATGTGAAGGAGAAGAAGTCAATCCACCCTTACAAATCGACCAGATTCCGCCTGAAACACAGACACTGGCTATCGTCATGGAAGATCCGGATGCGCCAAAGGGAACTTTTGATCACTGGTTGGTATGGAATATTCCTCCTGCTACGAATATCATTGGCGGAGACAGTGTACCGGGTATCTGCGGGAAGAATGGCGGCGGACAAACAGGTTACTACGGACCTTGTCCACCTTCCGGCGTACATCGTTATTATTTCTATGTGTATGCGCTGGATACGACACTCGACCTGGATGGCGGAGCAGATAAAGCAGCATTGAAAGCTGCAATAGAGGGGCATGTGATTGCGGAAGGCGTTTTAATGGGGAGGTATGAGAAGAAGGGACTTTAA
- a CDS encoding NUDIX domain-containing protein: MAKQSAGILLYRRQAKRLEVFLGHPGGPFWAKKDQGSWSVPKGEYLEGEEPLQAAIREFEEETGYRPDGDFIQLTTIRQKGHKTVHCWAVEGDLDPDKLVSNDFEMEWPPRSGKMKSFPEIDRGAWFSVEMARKKILERQAAFIDELVQLIDE; encoded by the coding sequence ATGGCAAAACAAAGCGCAGGTATCTTATTATATCGCCGGCAGGCTAAAAGGTTGGAAGTCTTTCTGGGGCATCCCGGCGGACCATTCTGGGCCAAAAAGGATCAGGGTAGCTGGTCTGTGCCCAAAGGAGAGTACCTGGAGGGGGAGGAGCCCTTACAAGCAGCCATCAGGGAGTTTGAGGAAGAGACCGGTTACCGTCCCGACGGCGATTTTATCCAGCTTACCACTATCCGTCAGAAAGGGCATAAAACGGTGCATTGCTGGGCTGTTGAAGGTGATCTCGACCCTGATAAGCTGGTCAGCAATGACTTTGAAATGGAATGGCCACCCCGTTCCGGTAAAATGAAATCGTTTCCTGAAATAGACCGGGGCGCCTGGTTTTCTGTTGAGATGGCCCGGAAAAAGATCCTGGAAAGACAAGCCGCTTTTATAGATGAGCTGGTACAACTGATTGATGAATAG
- a CDS encoding right-handed parallel beta-helix repeat-containing protein gives MIVAAFLALALSYTSETVLTPRHYTPLIDTLSAASREYTLVADKNGRLVIDNRNNTYRPGDILNLKGNFKSVFITNMSGTEKKPIIVRNYQNSVVKVGEPDWNGGAWSVAFEFNNCHYIRFGSMSDRNQLIISGSVQAAREAYHDLHMGNKTDNMEVCFLTIRNGGNGIVAKTDPIKGNASTTYPNSFIKNLSIHDLTITDTKNEAMYIGHTATYWDHTLNQPYYNSPSKFTPGHDYVQPIKWRNVKIYNNLVRNSGLDGIQTAAIDGLEIYNNEVTNWGTQHNAAHNGGILIGGRTTNTNTHDNYVHDGWGEMCQFYGSGENNATHVISNNLFINNQSDGISMRGTENAIVKIVNNTIAGTKGNSLRINGYTGMKGKQIVNANVFVAPNGGMNIGSRNYVYVEVGGDAVEGTGGEENKKFATVAAAGLNAENYYKPVEGSTVNTAGYRKQ, from the coding sequence ATGATTGTAGCAGCCTTTCTCGCTCTGGCCCTTAGTTACACCTCAGAAACAGTACTAACGCCAAGACACTATACGCCCCTTATCGACACGTTATCAGCCGCTTCCAGAGAATATACCCTGGTCGCTGATAAAAATGGAAGACTAGTCATCGATAACAGGAATAATACCTACAGACCGGGAGATATTCTCAATCTGAAGGGAAATTTCAAATCCGTATTTATCACAAATATGAGTGGTACGGAGAAGAAACCTATTATTGTCCGTAACTACCAGAATTCTGTTGTCAAAGTCGGAGAACCTGACTGGAACGGCGGCGCCTGGTCGGTCGCCTTTGAGTTCAACAACTGCCATTACATTCGTTTCGGTAGTATGTCGGACAGAAATCAGCTGATCATCAGCGGTTCTGTACAGGCAGCCCGCGAGGCTTATCACGACCTGCATATGGGCAATAAGACAGATAATATGGAAGTCTGCTTCCTGACCATCCGCAACGGCGGAAACGGCATCGTTGCCAAAACGGATCCTATAAAAGGAAACGCCAGCACCACTTATCCCAACAGCTTTATCAAAAATCTCTCTATTCACGACCTGACGATCACAGATACAAAGAATGAAGCGATGTATATCGGTCATACAGCAACCTATTGGGACCATACGCTGAATCAGCCTTATTACAACTCTCCTTCCAAGTTTACGCCCGGGCATGATTATGTGCAGCCGATCAAATGGCGCAATGTGAAGATCTATAATAACCTGGTCAGGAACAGCGGACTGGATGGTATCCAGACGGCGGCTATCGACGGACTGGAGATCTATAATAACGAAGTGACCAACTGGGGTACGCAGCATAATGCTGCGCATAATGGCGGTATCCTGATCGGTGGCAGAACGACAAACACCAATACCCACGACAACTATGTACATGACGGCTGGGGGGAAATGTGTCAGTTCTATGGCTCCGGGGAGAACAATGCAACGCATGTCATCAGCAACAACCTTTTCATCAACAACCAGAGTGATGGTATCAGCATGCGCGGTACGGAGAATGCCATCGTAAAAATCGTCAACAATACCATTGCAGGAACGAAGGGAAATAGCCTTCGTATCAACGGGTATACCGGTATGAAGGGCAAACAGATCGTCAATGCCAATGTCTTTGTCGCCCCTAACGGCGGCATGAATATCGGCAGCCGTAACTATGTATATGTAGAAGTAGGCGGTGATGCGGTAGAAGGTACCGGCGGAGAAGAAAACAAGAAGTTTGCTACGGTAGCAGCTGCAGGTTTAAATGCCGAAAACTATTATAAACCGGTGGAGGGATCCACAGTGAATACAGCCGGTTACAGAAAACAGTAA
- a CDS encoding PorP/SprF family type IX secretion system membrane protein has translation MSYKLKIRSFIVSSLLLAAGMNQHADAQSLSDAQALLEPSGTQYFQNQYLANPAMAGLEKGVHFNGAYRRQWGGIEGAPVTKFFSADAAMGNRVGAGLHVFNDVAGLINRTRVALTYAYHLPLTNPDQQLHFGLSLAWNVQRIDYKNLNGDINDPSVGAFNRRDNYFEAEYGMAYTDTKLTLQASIPNVRSLFTGDNKAVDGGGIFFTAASYRFAVDETISSIEPKVCYRGVRGYDNILDAGVNVSFLDDVANVMAVYHTSKSLTAGIGVNILKTVGIQAMYTTQTGGIKTYVDGTYEIGATINLFK, from the coding sequence ATGAGCTATAAACTTAAAATACGTTCGTTCATCGTCAGCAGCCTTTTATTGGCTGCTGGCATGAACCAACATGCTGATGCACAGTCTCTCAGTGATGCACAGGCATTGCTGGAGCCTTCAGGCACACAGTATTTTCAGAATCAGTACCTGGCAAACCCTGCTATGGCTGGTCTTGAAAAAGGAGTCCACTTCAACGGCGCTTACCGTCGTCAGTGGGGCGGTATCGAAGGAGCGCCGGTAACAAAGTTCTTCTCAGCAGACGCTGCCATGGGTAACAGGGTCGGCGCCGGTTTACACGTTTTCAACGATGTAGCTGGTCTGATCAACAGAACCCGTGTAGCGTTAACATATGCGTATCACCTGCCGCTGACAAATCCGGATCAGCAACTGCATTTCGGATTATCGCTGGCATGGAACGTACAGCGTATAGATTACAAAAACCTGAACGGAGATATAAACGATCCTTCCGTAGGCGCCTTTAACCGTCGCGATAACTATTTCGAGGCGGAATATGGTATGGCTTACACGGATACCAAACTGACTTTACAGGCATCCATTCCGAACGTGAGAAGTCTCTTCACAGGCGATAACAAAGCCGTAGATGGTGGTGGTATCTTCTTTACCGCTGCATCCTACCGGTTTGCCGTAGATGAGACGATTTCCTCTATCGAGCCTAAAGTATGCTATCGCGGTGTACGCGGATATGACAATATCCTGGACGCCGGCGTGAACGTATCTTTCCTGGATGATGTGGCTAACGTAATGGCCGTATATCATACTTCGAAAAGTCTGACAGCAGGTATTGGTGTTAACATTCTGAAAACCGTAGGTATACAGGCAATGTATACTACGCAGACAGGTGGTATCAAAACCTATGTTGATGGCACCTATGAAATAGGCGCAACTATCAACCTGTTCAAATAA